The Panthera leo isolate Ple1 chromosome C2, P.leo_Ple1_pat1.1, whole genome shotgun sequence genome window below encodes:
- the TM4SF19 gene encoding transmembrane 4 L6 family member 19 isoform X2, whose translation MLSSPGVMACSRTCSRILGLSLGTTALFAAGANTVLLFPNWDVSYLLRGLIGRQAMLGSGLWGGGLMVLIAATLISLTGWRYGCFSESGPCQSMLTALLSSSLAFLGALICFITSGVALKDGPLCMFDASSFNQMQAWKYGYPFKDLHRIICMTVHSGTLSAWSLLKPSSGTCPSSPPFCASASSRFSWWSFISSTASWDFSAASVRSDR comes from the exons ATGCTGTCCTCTCCTGGTGTGATGGCATGCTCACGGACCTGCTCCCGCATCCTGGGGCTGAGCCTCGGGACCACTGCCCTGTTTGCTGCTGGAGCCAATACAGTGCTCCTCTTTCCCAACTGGGATGTGAGCTACCTGCTGAGAGGCCTCATTGGCAGGCAAgccatgctgggctctgggctctggggaggAGGCCTCATG gtACTCATTGCAGCTACCCTCATCTCCTTGACGGGCTGGAGATATGGCTGCTTCAGTGAAAGTGGGCCCTGTCAAAGT ATGCTCACTGCTCTGCTGTCCAGTAGCCTGGCTTTTCTAGGAGCCTTGATTTGCTTTATCACTTCTGGTGTAGCCCTGAAAGATGGCCCTTTATGCATGTTTGATGCCTCATCCTTCAATCAGATGCAAGCTTGGAAATATGGTTACCCATTCAAAGACTTGCATA GAATTATTTGTATGACCGTTCACTCTGGAACTCTGTCTGCCTGGAGCCTTCTAAAGCCGTCATCTGGCACGTGTCCTTCTTCTCCACCCTTCTGTGCATCAGCCTCCTCCAGATTCTCCTGGTGGTCATTCATTTCATCAACAGCTTCTTGGGACTTTTCTGCAGCCTCTGTGAGAAGTGATAGGTAA
- the TM4SF19 gene encoding transmembrane 4 L6 family member 19 isoform X3 has protein sequence MLSSPGVMACSRTCSRILGLSLGTTALFAAGANTVLLFPNWDVSYLLRGLIGRQAMLGSGLWGGGLMMLTALLSSSLAFLGALICFITSGVALKDGPLCMFDASSFNQMQAWKYGYPFKDLHNRNYLYDRSLWNSVCLEPSKAVIWHVSFFSTLLCISLLQILLVVIHFINSFLGLFCSLCEK, from the exons ATGCTGTCCTCTCCTGGTGTGATGGCATGCTCACGGACCTGCTCCCGCATCCTGGGGCTGAGCCTCGGGACCACTGCCCTGTTTGCTGCTGGAGCCAATACAGTGCTCCTCTTTCCCAACTGGGATGTGAGCTACCTGCTGAGAGGCCTCATTGGCAGGCAAgccatgctgggctctgggctctggggaggAGGCCTCATG ATGCTCACTGCTCTGCTGTCCAGTAGCCTGGCTTTTCTAGGAGCCTTGATTTGCTTTATCACTTCTGGTGTAGCCCTGAAAGATGGCCCTTTATGCATGTTTGATGCCTCATCCTTCAATCAGATGCAAGCTTGGAAATATGGTTACCCATTCAAAGACTTGCATAACAG GAATTATTTGTATGACCGTTCACTCTGGAACTCTGTCTGCCTGGAGCCTTCTAAAGCCGTCATCTGGCACGTGTCCTTCTTCTCCACCCTTCTGTGCATCAGCCTCCTCCAGATTCTCCTGGTGGTCATTCATTTCATCAACAGCTTCTTGGGACTTTTCTGCAGCCTCTGTGAGAAGTGA
- the TM4SF19 gene encoding transmembrane 4 L6 family member 19 isoform X1, translating into MLSSPGVMACSRTCSRILGLSLGTTALFAAGANTVLLFPNWDVSYLLRGLIGRQAMLGSGLWGGGLMVLIAATLISLTGWRYGCFSESGPCQSMLTALLSSSLAFLGALICFITSGVALKDGPLCMFDASSFNQMQAWKYGYPFKDLHNRNYLYDRSLWNSVCLEPSKAVIWHVSFFSTLLCISLLQILLVVIHFINSFLGLFCSLCEK; encoded by the exons ATGCTGTCCTCTCCTGGTGTGATGGCATGCTCACGGACCTGCTCCCGCATCCTGGGGCTGAGCCTCGGGACCACTGCCCTGTTTGCTGCTGGAGCCAATACAGTGCTCCTCTTTCCCAACTGGGATGTGAGCTACCTGCTGAGAGGCCTCATTGGCAGGCAAgccatgctgggctctgggctctggggaggAGGCCTCATG gtACTCATTGCAGCTACCCTCATCTCCTTGACGGGCTGGAGATATGGCTGCTTCAGTGAAAGTGGGCCCTGTCAAAGT ATGCTCACTGCTCTGCTGTCCAGTAGCCTGGCTTTTCTAGGAGCCTTGATTTGCTTTATCACTTCTGGTGTAGCCCTGAAAGATGGCCCTTTATGCATGTTTGATGCCTCATCCTTCAATCAGATGCAAGCTTGGAAATATGGTTACCCATTCAAAGACTTGCATAACAG GAATTATTTGTATGACCGTTCACTCTGGAACTCTGTCTGCCTGGAGCCTTCTAAAGCCGTCATCTGGCACGTGTCCTTCTTCTCCACCCTTCTGTGCATCAGCCTCCTCCAGATTCTCCTGGTGGTCATTCATTTCATCAACAGCTTCTTGGGACTTTTCTGCAGCCTCTGTGAGAAGTGA